The following DNA comes from Streptomyces sp. Ag109_O5-10.
CCTGGTCCCGTACCTGGCGCTGGTGGTCGGCCTCGCCTTCCTCCTCCTGATCGCGGTCTTCCGCTCCATCCTGGTCCCGCTGAAGGCGGCCCTCGGCTTCCTGCTCAGCGTGCTCGCCGCGCTCGGCGCCGTCGTCGCGGTCTTCCAGTGGGGCTGGCTCGGCGGCCTGCTCGGCGTCGAGCAGACCGGCCCGATCATGTCGATGATGCCGATCTTCATGGTGGGCGTGGTCTTCGGCCTCGCCATGGACTACGAGGTGTTCCTCGTGACCCGGATGCGGGAGGCGTACGTCCACGGCGAGACGCCCGGCCAGGCCGTGGTGAACGGGTTCCGGCACAGCGCGCGGGTCGTGGCCGCCGCGGCGATCATCATGATCTCCGTCTTCAGCGGCTTCATCACCTCCAGCGAGTCCATGATCAAGATGATCGGCTTCGGCCTCGCCATCGCGGTCTTCTTCGACGCGTTCGTCGTCCGCATGGCGATCGTCCCGGCCGTCCTCGCCCTGCTCGGCAAGCGCGCCTGGTGGCTGCCGAAGTGGCTGGACCGGGCGCTGCCCAACGTCGACGTCGAGGGCGAGGGCCTGCGTGCCCTGTCCGGCGAGGCCGCCGCGACCGGCAAGGAGGACGAGGACCGGGAGCTCGTACGCGTCTGACGTACGGCTCGTGACAGACCGCCGGTGAGGGTCCGTGGGGACGGGGCGCCCTCACCGGCTTCCTCGTGCACCCCGCGCTTAACCACTCGCCGCACCTTCCCCCGCCCCGTTAGCGTGCCCCCATGACGACGACAGCCGCCACTGACGCCGATGCCCAGGACTCCGGTGCCCATCCTCGTTTCGCCGCCGCGCTGGCCGAACTGGGCCTCGGGGAACTGACCTCGCGGGTCCGGCGGTTCCCGGACGCGACCCGCACCGCGGCCGAGGCCGCCGCCGCGGTCGGCTGCGAGCTGAGCGAGATCTGCAAGTCGCTGATCTTCGCGGCCGACGGGGTGCCGGTGCTGGTGCTGATGGACGGCGCCTCCCGCGTCGACGTGGAACTGGTCCGCAAGGAACTCGGCGCCGCGCGGGTGACCCGGGCCAAGGCGGACGTCGTACGGGAGACGACCGGGTACGCCATCGGCGGCGTACCGCCCTTCGGCCACCGGACCCGCACACGCGTGCTCGCCGACCGGGCGCTGCTCCACCACGACGTGGTGTGGGCCGCGGCAGGCAACCCCCACGCCGTCTTCCCCATCGCCCCCGCCGCCCTGGTGAAGCACGCCGGCGCCACCGTCGTGGACGTACGCGAGCCCACCGCGTGACCCCGGCGGTCACCGCGGTCCGATCAGTCCCGGCGGCCGGACAGCAAGCGTGTCGCCACGGCCAGCACCAGCCCGGCCGCGACGAGGTACCAGCCGAGGCGTTCCTGGGGCATCGCCGGTGACCACACCCGCCAGACCGACGGGGTGAAGGAGTCGGCCTCCAGGTAGTCCGCGTACCTCATGGGCGGCGGGTCGGTCCGGCCGCGCACCCAGAGCAGGACGCCTATGGCGGCACACGTCGCGGATATCGCGTACAGGACCGGGGCGCGGTTCGGGACGGCTCTCTTCACGGGTTCTTCCTCGGTGTCGGCGTGGCTGCGCGCGGCCGTTGCGGGCCCTGCCCGCAGGTTAGGCCACGTTCGACGGCGCCCGGCCCGATCGCCCTTGTGGCGCGGAGGCGTTGCGGCGCCGGGGCCCGGACGGCCGGTCCGCGCACAGGACTTGCCGTTGCCTTGACGAACCGTTCCTCGAACGTTCAACCGACCACCCGTGCCCGGGCTGTGTGTTCTCCATAAAGTCCCTGGCGGATTGCGGAAGAAGGGACGCACGGGACTCATGGACACACCGCACGCGGTCCGGGCCCGCGGGATCACCAGGCGCTTCGGTGACGTCGTCGCGCTGGACGCCGTGGACCTCGACGTGACGCAAGGTCAGATCCACGGCCTGGTCGGGCCGAACGGCGCCGGCAAGACGACGCTGCTCGGCCTGCTGCTGGGGCTGGCCGTGGCCGACGGCGGCCGGCTGGAGATCCTGGGCACGGCCGTCGAGCGGGCGCTCGCCGCTCCCGACGGCGTCGCCGGCTTCGTGGACGCGCCCGGTCTCTACCCCTCGCTCACCGCCCGGCAGAACCTCACCGCGCTGGCCGGACTCCGCGGCCAGGACGCGCGGCCGGCCGGGATCGACGACGTGCTCGCCGAGGTCGGGCTCACCGACGTCGCCGACGACAGGACCCGCGGCTTCTCCCTCGGCATGCGCCAGCGGCTCGGGCTCGCCGCCGCCCTGCTCACCCGGCCCCGGCTGCTCGTCCTCGACGAGCCCTCCAACGGCCTCGACCCGGCCGGCAAGAGGCACGTGCACCGCGTCCTCACCCGGCTCGCCGCCGACGGCACCGCCGTGGTGCTCTCCAGCCACCGGATGGACGACCTGGAGGCGCTGTGTTCCGAGGTCACCATCCTCGCCACCGGCCGCGTCGTCTTCTCCGGCCCGCTGACCAAGCTCGCCGCCGAGAACCGTGAACTCGACTACCGGCTGCGCACCTCCGACGCCGAGGCCGCGCGCCGGCTCGCCGCGGACGCGCCCGGCATCCGGATCGT
Coding sequences within:
- a CDS encoding YbaK/EbsC family protein, with the protein product MTTTAATDADAQDSGAHPRFAAALAELGLGELTSRVRRFPDATRTAAEAAAAVGCELSEICKSLIFAADGVPVLVLMDGASRVDVELVRKELGAARVTRAKADVVRETTGYAIGGVPPFGHRTRTRVLADRALLHHDVVWAAAGNPHAVFPIAPAALVKHAGATVVDVREPTA
- a CDS encoding ABC transporter ATP-binding protein, with product MDTPHAVRARGITRRFGDVVALDAVDLDVTQGQIHGLVGPNGAGKTTLLGLLLGLAVADGGRLEILGTAVERALAAPDGVAGFVDAPGLYPSLTARQNLTALAGLRGQDARPAGIDDVLAEVGLTDVADDRTRGFSLGMRQRLGLAAALLTRPRLLVLDEPSNGLDPAGKRHVHRVLTRLAADGTAVVLSSHRMDDLEALCSEVTILATGRVVFSGPLTKLAAENRELDYRLRTSDAEAARRLAADAPGIRIVDDTGLGLRSDPDVLVVRALVPALDELVTEVVRSGVAVRELAPVVSPLEAAFLALTEHQETGR